From the Posidoniimonas polymericola genome, one window contains:
- a CDS encoding VanZ family protein, with protein MPPRSTLRNTLHAIDRRSQWLLPVYLVVLVFATHYPADVLPSESIIGIDKVVHVLAYGVLGLLIAMRLPQSSAIKTVLLTTAIAFGIGLLDEITQPYFNRMCDPLDLLADLVGAAIGSAVWLNIRSGACPVTD; from the coding sequence ATGCCCCCGCGATCCACCCTCAGAAACACGCTGCACGCCATCGATCGGCGGTCGCAGTGGCTGCTGCCAGTCTACCTCGTGGTGTTGGTCTTTGCGACGCACTACCCGGCCGACGTGCTGCCAAGCGAGAGTATCATCGGCATCGACAAGGTGGTGCACGTGCTGGCCTACGGCGTGCTCGGCCTGCTGATCGCCATGCGGCTGCCGCAGTCCTCGGCAATCAAAACCGTGCTGCTCACGACCGCCATCGCGTTCGGTATCGGGCTGCTTGACGAGATCACGCAGCCGTACTTCAACCGCATGTGCGACCCGCTTGACCTGCTGGCCGACCTGGTCGGCGCGGCGATAGGCAGCGCCGTCTGGCTGAATATACGTAGCGGCGCATGCCCGGTGACGGATTGA
- a CDS encoding sel1 repeat family protein: MPTRPHSYARFARLVRKARGGHGYAANNIAAECRILGRPELAYRWWVRAAANGDGDHLLEVAYCLHHQLGVRREVAAARHAYRLAIDSPSITPYSREEACYHLATLLLRHVPGSRNDAIFLLIQANADKDYPQAGALLDVLLAGGAPRRFCCCRRWLAVDLGRADRCPVHRQTRAFCRYRRPTPSARHPKRV; encoded by the coding sequence ATGCCCACCCGCCCACACAGCTATGCTCGCTTCGCCCGGCTGGTCCGGAAGGCTCGGGGCGGCCACGGTTACGCCGCCAACAACATCGCCGCCGAGTGCCGCATTCTCGGCCGCCCCGAGCTGGCCTACCGCTGGTGGGTCCGAGCGGCCGCCAACGGCGACGGCGACCACCTGCTTGAGGTCGCCTACTGCCTGCATCACCAATTAGGCGTCCGGCGAGAGGTCGCCGCGGCTCGGCATGCCTATCGACTCGCGATCGATTCGCCATCCATCACGCCCTACAGTCGCGAGGAGGCTTGCTACCACCTCGCGACGCTGCTGCTGAGGCACGTCCCTGGCTCGCGGAACGACGCGATCTTCTTGCTCATCCAAGCAAACGCCGACAAGGACTACCCCCAGGCCGGCGCCCTCCTCGACGTGCTGCTGGCAGGCGGCGCACCACGGCGATTTTGCTGCTGCCGGCGGTGGTTGGCGGTGGATCTAGGCCGAGCTGACCGCTGCCCGGTGCACCGCCAGACGCGGGCGTTTTGTCGCTACCGACGACCCACGCCGAGTGCCCGACACCCGAAGCGAGTGTAG
- the tadA gene encoding tRNA adenosine(34) deaminase TadA yields the protein MNDQPDERYLRLALQQAQAAAEAGEVPVGALIVADGRVLAAAHNERETLRDPTAHAEMIAITQAAEALGAWRLEGCTLYVTLEPCPMCAGAIVQARIPRVVYGAADPKAGAVDSLYQLLTDDRLNHRVEVTAGLMGEECGRVLSEFFRARRLKK from the coding sequence TTGAACGATCAACCAGACGAACGCTACCTCCGCCTGGCCCTGCAGCAGGCCCAGGCGGCCGCTGAAGCGGGCGAGGTCCCGGTGGGAGCCCTCATTGTAGCAGACGGCCGGGTGCTGGCCGCGGCCCACAACGAACGGGAAACGCTGCGGGATCCCACGGCGCACGCCGAGATGATCGCCATCACGCAGGCGGCCGAGGCGCTCGGGGCCTGGCGGCTGGAGGGGTGCACGCTGTACGTCACGCTCGAGCCCTGCCCGATGTGCGCCGGCGCGATTGTGCAGGCCCGCATCCCGCGGGTGGTGTACGGCGCCGCCGACCCGAAGGCGGGGGCGGTCGACAGCCTGTACCAGCTGCTCACCGACGACCGGCTGAACCACCGGGTGGAGGTCACCGCCGGCCTGATGGGCGAGGAGTGCGGCCGCGTGCTGAGCGAGTTCTTTCGGGCACGGCGGCTCAAGAAGTAG
- a CDS encoding ABC transporter ATP-binding protein: MLSLTDVKKSYPEPGGTRLPILDVPRFEVNEGEQVVIRGRSGCGKTTLLNAISGLTTIDSGSISIAGVEVTRLPESGRDRFRARKLGFVFQTFNLLPAFTALENVMLGMTFTGQTKDRGRAEELLGKVGLGHRLHHKPQAMSVGEQQRTAVARALANQPVLLLADEPTANVDPGHQQQVVDLLRQVCRDENVAMLLVTHSPEVSGQFERVEQLEEVNRVVASSDSLAHHTDATSGANPLP, translated from the coding sequence ATGCTATCGCTGACCGACGTCAAGAAGTCGTACCCGGAGCCCGGCGGCACACGGCTGCCGATCCTCGACGTCCCGCGGTTTGAGGTCAACGAGGGCGAGCAGGTCGTGATCCGGGGCCGCAGCGGCTGCGGCAAGACCACGCTGCTCAACGCCATCAGCGGGCTCACCACCATCGACAGCGGCTCGATCTCGATCGCGGGCGTCGAGGTCACCAGGCTCCCCGAGTCGGGCCGCGACCGCTTCCGCGCCCGCAAGCTCGGCTTCGTGTTCCAGACGTTCAACCTGCTGCCGGCGTTCACGGCGCTGGAGAACGTGATGCTCGGCATGACCTTCACCGGCCAGACCAAGGACCGGGGCAGGGCAGAGGAGCTGCTGGGGAAGGTCGGCCTTGGCCACCGCCTGCACCACAAGCCGCAGGCGATGAGCGTCGGCGAGCAGCAGCGGACCGCGGTCGCGCGGGCGCTGGCCAACCAGCCGGTGCTGCTGCTGGCCGACGAGCCAACCGCCAACGTCGACCCGGGCCACCAGCAGCAGGTAGTCGACCTGCTGCGGCAGGTCTGCCGCGACGAGAACGTGGCGATGCTGCTGGTGACCCACTCGCCGGAGGTCTCCGGCCAGTTCGAGCGGGTCGAGCAGCTCGAAGAGGTCAACCGCGTGGTCGCCAGCTCGGATTCACTTGCGCACCACACCGATGCAACTAGCGGGGCTAACCCCCTCCCCTAG
- a CDS encoding UDP-glucuronic acid decarboxylase family protein, giving the protein MSQIKRILVTGGAGFLGSHLCERLVADGHDVICLDNFFTSQKSNVTHLLDRANFELVRHDVTHDIFLEVDEIYNLACPAAPGHYQYNPIKTMKTSVMGAINLLGMAKRCRAKILQASTSEVYGDPEVHPQPESYRGAVNPIGTRACYDEGKRAAETLFMDYHRQNGVNVRVVRIFNTYGPRMHPYDGRVVSNFIRQALYGEDITIFGEGNQTRSFCYRDDLIEGMIRMMNGPDDFIGPVNIGNPGEFTIKELAEQVVELTGSKSKFVTKPLPSDDPTQRQPDITLAKKHLGWEPQVPLREGLTKTIEWFKSVDLDDFRAPTPNY; this is encoded by the coding sequence ATGTCCCAAATCAAGCGTATCCTCGTGACCGGCGGCGCCGGCTTCCTCGGCTCCCACCTGTGCGAGCGGCTCGTCGCCGACGGGCACGACGTCATCTGCCTGGACAACTTCTTCACCAGCCAGAAGTCGAACGTCACGCACCTGTTGGACCGGGCGAATTTCGAGCTGGTGCGGCACGACGTCACGCACGATATCTTTTTGGAGGTCGACGAGATCTACAACCTGGCGTGCCCCGCCGCGCCGGGCCACTACCAGTACAACCCGATCAAGACGATGAAGACGTCCGTCATGGGCGCCATCAACCTGCTGGGCATGGCCAAGCGGTGCCGCGCGAAGATCCTCCAGGCGTCGACCAGCGAGGTCTACGGCGACCCCGAGGTGCACCCCCAGCCAGAGAGCTACCGCGGCGCCGTCAACCCGATCGGCACCCGTGCGTGCTACGACGAGGGCAAGCGAGCCGCCGAGACCCTCTTCATGGACTACCACCGCCAGAACGGCGTGAACGTCCGTGTGGTGCGGATCTTCAACACCTACGGCCCGCGGATGCACCCCTACGACGGCCGCGTGGTGTCGAACTTCATCCGCCAGGCGCTGTACGGCGAGGACATCACGATCTTTGGCGAGGGGAACCAGACCCGCTCGTTCTGCTACCGCGACGACCTCATCGAGGGGATGATCCGGATGATGAACGGGCCGGACGACTTCATCGGCCCTGTCAACATCGGCAACCCGGGCGAGTTCACCATCAAGGAGCTGGCCGAGCAGGTGGTAGAGCTGACCGGCTCGAAGTCGAAGTTCGTCACCAAGCCGCTCCCGTCCGACGACCCGACGCAGCGTCAGCCGGACATCACGCTGGCCAAGAAGCACCTCGGCTGGGAGCCGCAGGTCCCCCTGCGCGAGGGCCTGACCAAGACCATCGAGTGGTTCAAGTCGGTCGACCTCGACGACTTCCGCGCCCCGACGCCGAACTACTAG
- a CDS encoding hemolysin family protein gives MSPDALLWLAVISAVLTCLGAIGARTLREFSRHDLQELCQRSDRLDRFSEILKAHDRNALAAEILVVVCTSVFFAAAAYWALFEWFGEILAEAEVMPSLRVVVAGAALLGVGFSALRIWLPWSVSRLCASSFLYYTWPAWKLVGWGMTPVLWLAGGLDALLHRMMGQTPVTLDGETIEEEIRTIVTEGHREGLLEEDARGMIEGVMELGDVDVGHVMTPRTDMHMLQADTPWQDILADVIKMGHTRIPVYGVNRDDILGVLYVKDLLPELAKPGDEPRTPLAELVRKPVFVPESKAVDDLLEMFQQLRTHIAIVLDEYGGVAGLVTIEDVLEEIVGEIVDEYDPEVVQEVQRINEDVCEAIGRAHVDEINEMMGFDLPEDQDFDTIGGFVFSELGRVPVPGESFVWQELMHLTVVDASKRRVERVRVERLQKAAAESA, from the coding sequence GTGTCCCCCGACGCGCTGTTGTGGCTCGCCGTCATCTCCGCCGTACTCACCTGCCTGGGCGCCATCGGCGCCCGGACGCTGCGGGAATTCTCGCGGCACGACCTGCAGGAGCTCTGCCAGCGATCCGACCGGCTCGACCGCTTCAGCGAGATCCTCAAGGCCCACGACCGCAACGCGTTGGCCGCCGAGATCTTGGTGGTGGTCTGCACGTCGGTCTTCTTCGCGGCGGCCGCCTACTGGGCGCTGTTCGAGTGGTTCGGCGAGATCCTCGCCGAGGCCGAGGTGATGCCGAGCCTGCGAGTGGTGGTCGCCGGCGCGGCGCTGCTGGGCGTCGGGTTCAGCGCGCTGCGGATCTGGCTGCCGTGGTCGGTGTCGCGGCTGTGCGCGTCGTCGTTCCTGTACTACACCTGGCCCGCCTGGAAGCTGGTCGGCTGGGGGATGACCCCCGTGCTCTGGCTGGCCGGCGGGCTCGACGCGCTGCTGCACCGCATGATGGGCCAGACGCCGGTCACCCTCGACGGCGAGACCATCGAGGAAGAGATCCGCACGATCGTCACCGAGGGCCACCGCGAGGGCCTGCTCGAAGAAGATGCCCGCGGAATGATCGAGGGCGTTATGGAGCTCGGCGACGTTGACGTCGGGCACGTGATGACGCCCCGCACCGATATGCACATGCTGCAGGCCGACACGCCCTGGCAGGACATCCTGGCCGACGTGATCAAGATGGGCCACACGCGGATCCCGGTGTACGGCGTCAACCGCGACGACATCCTCGGTGTGCTGTACGTGAAGGACCTGCTGCCGGAGCTCGCCAAGCCGGGCGACGAGCCACGCACCCCGCTCGCCGAGCTGGTCCGCAAGCCGGTGTTTGTGCCTGAGTCCAAGGCGGTCGACGACCTGCTGGAGATGTTCCAGCAGCTCCGCACCCACATCGCCATTGTGCTGGACGAGTACGGCGGGGTCGCCGGGCTGGTGACCATCGAGGACGTCCTGGAGGAAATCGTCGGCGAGATTGTCGACGAGTACGACCCGGAGGTGGTGCAGGAGGTCCAACGCATCAACGAGGACGTCTGCGAGGCGATCGGCCGGGCCCACGTCGACGAGATCAACGAGATGATGGGCTTCGACCTCCCCGAGGACCAGGACTTCGACACCATCGGCGGGTTCGTCTTTTCCGAGCTGGGCCGTGTGCCGGTGCCGGGCGAGTCGTTCGTCTGGCAGGAGCTGATGCACCTCACCGTGGTCGACGCCAGCAAGCGCCGGGTCGAGCGGGTCCGCGTCGAACGCCTGCAAAAAGCGGCCGCGGAAAGCGCGTAG
- a CDS encoding sigma-70 family RNA polymerase sigma factor, whose protein sequence is MQRAYTHSILDQFRDQQVRYAPREKRIEQIEAAERLVAEIDPAKKYPFDFVFFRITGYRPAEDSFVKIVGEELLHDLRLFIEDLSDATDLPADAMGEPVLTVDQVAEQFNVSTKTISRWREQGLVSRRFVFDGRKRVGFLRSSVDRFVQSNRDRVERGARFSQLSDEQRNEILEQARRLASDGSCQAEVSRQLARRSGRSVETIRAALKQFDQKHPDLAIFPDVKGPLKDSQRAKIYRDFRRGVSVDKLTKRYGRTKTTVYRVISEVRAQRIMELELDYIPNPRFTRKGADNACLGEMPDSDQPTKKVRRPSDLPPYLASLYEMPLLTREQEGHVFRKYNYLKHKAAKLRDQLDLERPKSALMDEIEQLAEQAVEVKNQIARCNLRLVVSIAKRHVSADQNFFELVSDGNMSLLRAIEKFDFARGNKFSTYASWAIMKNFARTIPGEFKHRDRFRTSHDELFAATEESRDNPMIHETAQKDREAKITRLLRKLDEREQQIVSSRFGLDHSKEPLTLKEVGAEMGVTKERIRQIEVRALNKLRAAAKEEKISLEI, encoded by the coding sequence ATGCAACGCGCATACACCCATTCCATCCTGGACCAATTCCGCGATCAGCAGGTGCGCTATGCGCCCCGCGAGAAGCGGATCGAGCAGATCGAGGCCGCCGAGCGTCTGGTTGCGGAGATCGATCCGGCCAAAAAGTACCCGTTCGACTTCGTGTTCTTCCGGATTACCGGCTACCGCCCGGCCGAGGACAGCTTCGTCAAGATCGTCGGCGAGGAGCTGCTGCACGACCTGCGGCTGTTCATCGAGGACCTGTCGGACGCCACCGACCTGCCGGCCGACGCCATGGGCGAGCCGGTGCTGACGGTCGACCAGGTCGCCGAGCAGTTCAACGTCTCAACCAAAACGATCAGCCGCTGGCGCGAGCAGGGCCTCGTGAGCCGCCGGTTCGTGTTCGACGGCCGCAAGCGGGTCGGCTTCCTGCGGAGCAGCGTCGACCGCTTCGTGCAGTCCAACCGCGACCGCGTTGAGCGGGGCGCCCGCTTTAGCCAGCTCTCCGACGAGCAGCGCAACGAGATCCTCGAGCAGGCCCGCCGCCTCGCGTCCGACGGCAGCTGCCAGGCCGAGGTGTCGCGGCAGCTGGCCCGCCGCTCGGGCCGCAGCGTCGAGACCATCCGCGCCGCGCTCAAGCAGTTCGACCAGAAGCACCCCGACCTGGCGATCTTCCCCGACGTGAAGGGCCCCCTGAAGGACTCGCAGCGGGCGAAGATCTACCGCGACTTCCGCCGCGGCGTGTCGGTCGACAAACTCACCAAACGCTACGGCCGCACCAAGACCACCGTCTACCGCGTGATCAGCGAGGTCCGCGCGCAGCGGATCATGGAGCTCGAGCTCGACTACATACCCAACCCGCGGTTCACCCGCAAGGGCGCCGACAACGCGTGCCTGGGCGAGATGCCCGACTCCGACCAGCCGACCAAGAAGGTGCGTCGCCCGTCGGACCTGCCGCCGTACCTGGCTAGCCTGTACGAGATGCCGCTGCTGACCCGCGAGCAGGAGGGGCACGTCTTCCGCAAGTACAACTACCTGAAGCACAAGGCGGCCAAGCTCCGCGATCAACTCGACCTCGAGCGACCCAAGTCGGCCCTGATGGACGAGATCGAGCAGCTGGCCGAGCAGGCGGTCGAGGTCAAGAACCAGATCGCCCGCTGCAACCTGCGGCTGGTGGTGTCGATCGCCAAGCGGCACGTGTCGGCGGACCAGAACTTCTTCGAGCTGGTGTCCGACGGCAATATGTCGCTGCTCCGCGCGATCGAGAAGTTCGACTTCGCCCGCGGCAACAAGTTCAGCACCTACGCCAGCTGGGCGATCATGAAGAACTTCGCCCGGACGATCCCCGGCGAGTTCAAGCACCGCGACCGCTTCCGCACCAGCCACGACGAGCTGTTCGCGGCGACCGAGGAGTCGCGCGACAACCCGATGATCCACGAGACGGCCCAGAAGGACCGTGAGGCGAAGATCACGCGTCTGCTGCGGAAGCTCGACGAGCGCGAGCAGCAGATCGTCAGCTCGCGTTTCGGCCTGGACCACTCGAAAGAGCCGCTCACGCTCAAAGAGGTCGGCGCCGAGATGGGCGTCACCAAGGAGCGGATCCGCCAGATCGAGGTCCGGGCGCTGAACAAGCTCCGCGCCGCCGCGAAGGAAGAGAAGATCTCGCTGGAGATCTGA
- a CDS encoding ABC transporter permease — MSFWTIAWRNMQQRWLASSLTGLSMALGVAVMVCVIVIHSVAVKQFNQDAAGYHLIIGSGKGSKTDLVLSTVFHVGTPLFPIPYAYYRDFTDGPHADLTAVAIPYCLGDSYEANGRLYRVVGVTPDLFDKIQYGTDPDGTPRMYQFADGENFKADRCFEAVVGSMVASQAGLNVGSTFNPTHGISAEGDKHEPFKVVGVLEPTGTANDRAVFVNIEGFYLLAGHSLTKPHEGIETPPPPAADAELKGVVAQPVLYDNDGNEVEPLAPELREVTSVLVLCANPFGSNALIYAINKDATRSAQAVAPGGVVTKLLEEIVGPVQVVLLVLTIMIVIVASISILVSIYNSMSERSHDIAVMRALGASRVAVMLIVLFESILLSVAGGLAGIALGHMIVGAAAPYVVEATGVRLAVWEFDPLELQIIPALVVLASLAGLIPAISAYRTDVARSLSGAR; from the coding sequence ATGAGTTTCTGGACGATCGCCTGGCGGAACATGCAGCAGCGGTGGCTCGCGTCGTCGCTGACGGGGCTGTCGATGGCGCTTGGCGTGGCGGTGATGGTCTGCGTGATCGTGATCCACAGCGTCGCGGTCAAGCAGTTCAACCAGGACGCGGCCGGCTACCACTTGATCATCGGCAGCGGCAAGGGGAGCAAGACCGACCTGGTGCTCAGCACTGTGTTCCACGTCGGCACGCCACTGTTCCCGATCCCGTACGCCTACTACCGCGACTTCACCGACGGCCCGCACGCCGACCTGACCGCGGTCGCGATCCCGTACTGCCTGGGCGACAGCTACGAGGCAAACGGCCGCCTGTACCGCGTCGTCGGCGTGACGCCCGACCTGTTCGACAAGATTCAGTACGGCACGGACCCCGACGGCACGCCGCGGATGTACCAGTTTGCCGACGGCGAGAACTTCAAAGCCGACCGCTGCTTCGAGGCAGTTGTCGGATCGATGGTCGCCTCGCAGGCCGGCCTCAACGTTGGCTCCACCTTCAACCCAACCCACGGCATCAGCGCCGAGGGGGACAAGCACGAGCCGTTCAAGGTGGTCGGCGTGCTCGAGCCGACCGGCACCGCCAACGACCGCGCGGTGTTCGTCAACATCGAGGGCTTCTACCTGCTGGCGGGCCACTCGCTCACCAAGCCGCACGAGGGGATCGAGACCCCGCCCCCGCCCGCCGCGGACGCCGAGCTGAAGGGCGTCGTCGCGCAGCCGGTACTCTACGACAACGACGGCAACGAGGTCGAGCCGCTCGCGCCCGAGCTGCGCGAGGTGACCTCGGTCCTCGTGCTGTGCGCAAACCCGTTCGGCTCCAATGCGCTGATCTACGCCATCAACAAGGACGCCACCCGCAGCGCCCAGGCCGTGGCGCCGGGCGGTGTGGTTACCAAGCTGCTCGAGGAGATCGTCGGCCCGGTGCAGGTCGTGCTGCTGGTGCTCACGATCATGATCGTCATCGTGGCGTCCATCAGCATCCTGGTGAGCATCTACAACTCGATGAGCGAGCGGAGCCACGACATCGCCGTGATGCGGGCGCTGGGCGCCAGCCGGGTGGCCGTGATGCTGATCGTGCTGTTCGAGTCGATCCTGCTGTCGGTCGCCGGCGGCCTGGCGGGTATTGCGCTCGGGCACATGATTGTCGGCGCCGCGGCGCCGTACGTGGTCGAGGCGACCGGCGTGCGGCTGGCGGTCTGGGAGTTCGACCCGCTGGAGCTGCAGATTATCCCCGCGTTGGTGGTGCTGGCGTCGCTGGCGGGTTTGATCCCGGCAATCTCGGCCTACCGCACCGATGTGGCCCGGTCGCTGAGCGGCGCCCGGTAG